A single window of Gadus morhua chromosome 22, gadMor3.0, whole genome shotgun sequence DNA harbors:
- the fkbp14 gene encoding peptidyl-prolyl cis-trans isomerase FKBP14, which translates to MLLAVLSWLCTSLLVSVRGGKLPEAEVNIEVLHRPFLCHRKSKYGDILLVHHEGYFQNGTMFHSSYTEGDKQAVWFTLGIREVIIGWDKGLQDMCSGEKRRLTVPPSLAYGKEGRGKIPPESTLTFVIEVMEIRNGPRSHESFQEMDLNDDWKLSKEEVKEYLRKEFQRHGYPPNDTHHESMVEDIFVKEDENKDGFISSREFTYKHDEL; encoded by the exons ATGTTGCTGGCTGTCCTAAGTTGGTTGTGTacctctctcttggtctccgTCCGCGGCGGTAAACTGCCCGAGGCCGAGGTGAATATAGAGGTTTTGCACAGACCTTTCCTCTGTCATCGAAAATCAAAGTATGGAGACATTCTCCTAGTGCATCACGAGGGATATTTCCAAAACGGTACAATGTTTCACTCAAG TTATACTGAAGGGGACAAGCAGGCGGTGTGGTTCACACTGGGCATCCGAGAAGTGATTATTGGTTGGGATAAAGGCCTGCAGGATATGTGCAGTGGAGAGAAGAGACGACTGACCGTGCCCCCATCCCTCGCCTATGGAAAGGAGGGCAGAG GGAAGATCCCACCTGAGAGCACCCTGACCTTTGTCATCGAGGTCATGGAGATCCGCAACGGGCCCAGGTCCCACGAGTCCTTCCAGGAGATGGACCTCAACGATGACTGGAAGCTCTCcaaagaggag GTGAAGGAATACCTGCGCAAGGAGTTCCAGCGCCACGGCTACCCCCCCAACGACACCCATCACGAGAGCATGGTCGAGGACATCTTCGTGAAGGAGGACGAGAACAAGGATGGCTTCATATCCTCCCGAGAGTTCACCTACAAGCACGATGAACTTTAA